One region of Rhizophagus irregularis chromosome 18, complete sequence genomic DNA includes:
- a CDS encoding triosephosphate isomerase → MGPRFFVGGNFKMNGTQAFLKNLIDSLNSSQLDRDAEVVIAPPSLYLDQCRKQANKEIGVAAQNAFNASSGAFTGEISPEQLKDLGIEWVILGHSERREIFKESDELIALKVAFALKTGIKVIACIGEKLEERESGKTFEVVTRQLQAIAKQINDWTNVVIAYEPVWAIGTGKVATPKQAQEIHEYIRKWLKENVSEATAENTRIIYGGSVNASNATELAKQHDINGFLVGGASLKPEFVNIVNARI, encoded by the exons ATGGGACCTAGATTCTTTGTTGGTG GTAACTTTAAAATGAATGGCACACAAGCCTTTCTTAAAAATCTAATTGATAGTTTAAATTCTAGTCAACTTGATAGGGATGCTG AAGTGGTAATTGCACCGCCATCCCTATATCTCGATCAATGTCGCAAACAGgctaataaagaaattggaGTTGCGGCTCAGAATGCGTTTAATGCTAGCAGTGGTGCTTTCACTGGGGAAATCAG CCCTGAACAATTAAAAGATCTTGGTATCGAATGGGTTATTCTTGGTCATTCAGAGCGTCGCGAAATTTTCAAAGAATCAGATGAG TTGATCGCTTTAAAAGTAGCATTTGCATTAAAGACCGGTATAAAGGTAATCGCTTGTATCGGAGAAAAACTTGAAGAACGAGAATCTGGTAAAACATTTGAAGTTGTAACTCGACAGCTTCAAGCAATCGCCAAACAGATTAACGATTGGACAAATGTTGTGATCGCCTATGAGCCGGTTTGGGCAATTGGTACAGGAAAAGTAGCGACACCTAAAcag GCCCAAGAAATTCATGAATATATTCGAAAATGGTTAAAAGAAAACGTATCAGAAGCTACGGCAGAAAATACACGCATTATCTACGGAG gttCTGTAAATGCTTCTAATGCTACAGAACTTG CAAAACAACACGACATCAATGGATTCCTTGTAGGTGGTGCATCTCTAAAGCCAGAATTCGTTAATATTGTGAATGCCCgtatttaa
- a CDS encoding phenylacrylic acid decarboxylase produces the protein MAGSYDRALTVFSPDGHLFQVEYALEAVRKGTCAVGIRGEDCVVLGVEKKSVLKLQDPRTVRKIVTLDDHVCMAFAGLSADARVLVNKARIECQSHRLTVEDPVSVEYITRYIAGIQQKYTQSGGVRPFGISTLIIGFDANDKVPRLYQTDPSGIYSAWKANAIGRSSKTVREFLEKNYKEGLTKEESIKLAVKSLLEVVQTGAKNIEIAVMTSDSVVKNLEIEEVEAIVSEIEKEKEAEAEKKKKPSTSTAQ, from the exons ATGGCTGGCTCTTATGATCGCG CGTTGACTGTCTTTTCACCGGACGGTCACTTATTTCAAGTCGAATATGCTTTAGAAGCAGTGAGAAAAGGAACGTGTGCG GTTGGAATCCGAGGTGAAGATTGTGTAGTTCTTGGTGTGGAGAAAAAGTCTGTTCTTAAATTACAAGATCCTAGAACTGTGCGTAAGATTGTCACCCTTGATGACCATGTATGCATGGCCTTTGCtg GTCTTAGTGCGGATGCAAGAGTTCTTGTTAATAAAGCTAGAATAGAATGTCAAAGTCATAGACTCACTGTGGAAGATCCCGTTTCAGTAGAGTATATCACGCGATACATTGCTGGAATTCAACAG aaatacaCACAAAGTGGTGGTGTTCGGCCTTTTGGAATTTCAACACTTATTATTGGATTTGATGCAAATGACAAAGTACCAAGACTTTATCAAACCGACCCATCGGGTATATATTCTGCATGGAAG gCGAATGCAATTGGTAGAAGTTCAAAAACTGTTCGTGAATTTTtggaaaagaattataaagaAGGTTTGACAAAAGAAGAATCCATCAAATTAGCGGTTAAATCTCTTTTGGAA GTGGTACAAACCGGAGCGAAGAATATCGAGATAGCAGTTATGACAAGTGATAGTGTGGTCAAG AATTTGGAAATCGAAGAAGTTGAAGCTATCGTTAGTGAAattgaaaaggaaaaagagGCTGAGgcagaaaagaaaaagaagccATCAACTTCTACTgctcaataa